The Cellulomonas sp. S1-8 genome has a window encoding:
- a CDS encoding CAP domain-containing protein, which yields MPEPRRREIRRWRERRAHRTRRVRLVGTVGVLVVAMGLLLTAAPGAYAPTQTVTLALTSGDLVGRMGDIASRGGERPLATDPATSSATPETTAPPAPEAPPPDAPAPEAAPSTAPPSGAAAPAPRPQPPAQAAAPEVAPAAAEPSDPGAAQSAEIVALTNAERAAAGLPALAVSACATDQAVARGSLLVAEGRFEHDPLGPILEACASRTVGENLSLGYSGAQAAVTGWMNSQGHRENILRGSFSQIGVGCVSGQRGWLCVQVFLG from the coding sequence GTGCCCGAACCCCGACGTCGCGAGATCCGTCGCTGGCGGGAGCGTCGAGCCCACCGGACCCGCCGGGTGCGGCTGGTCGGGACAGTGGGCGTCCTCGTCGTCGCGATGGGTCTGCTCCTGACCGCCGCGCCCGGCGCGTACGCCCCGACCCAGACCGTGACCCTCGCGCTGACGTCCGGTGACCTGGTGGGCCGCATGGGCGACATCGCCTCGCGCGGCGGCGAGCGCCCTCTGGCGACGGACCCGGCGACGAGCTCCGCGACACCGGAGACCACCGCACCGCCGGCACCCGAGGCTCCGCCGCCCGACGCCCCGGCACCCGAGGCCGCACCGTCCACGGCCCCGCCGTCCGGTGCCGCCGCGCCCGCACCCCGGCCGCAGCCCCCCGCCCAGGCGGCCGCACCGGAGGTGGCGCCGGCGGCCGCCGAGCCGTCCGACCCGGGCGCCGCGCAGTCCGCCGAGATCGTCGCGCTCACCAACGCCGAGCGGGCCGCTGCCGGGCTCCCGGCGCTCGCGGTGTCGGCGTGCGCGACCGACCAGGCGGTCGCCCGCGGGTCGCTGCTGGTGGCCGAGGGGCGCTTCGAGCACGACCCGCTGGGCCCGATCCTCGAGGCCTGCGCCTCGCGGACCGTGGGGGAGAACCTGTCGCTCGGCTACTCCGGGGCGCAGGCCGCGGTGACGGGGTGGATGAACTCGCAGGGACACCGCGAGAACATCCTGCGGGGGTCGTTCTCGCAGATCGGCGTGGGGTGCGTGTCGGGTCAGCGCGGCTGGCTGTGCGTGCAGGTGTTCCTGGGCTGA
- a CDS encoding ATP-grasp fold amidoligase family protein, translated as MGLKGRALASGKEFYRSRIEPALRVLSLPTRQRIVFFFHQGRLLRLAKPRTYSDLVLRRLVYDRSPELIWTCDKLAQKDHVSSMATTTRVIPTLWSGASVDELLAADLPEHWVLKRNDSSGWVYFGSGRLPVSSVEDIRRGAAANTTPFERNGEWAYSQARPLLLVEPHIGELGASLVDYKVFVFSGRAVMIQGHSGRSGDHRMSHFDRTWQPMPVRTSRPRCDDLPAPTRLAEMLSDAETIAAGFDFLRVDFYEVDGVLYFGETTAYPAGGLRRFRPYAFELWLGRRWMEGVHYRPDLHRSATPTP; from the coding sequence GTGGGACTCAAGGGTCGCGCACTGGCATCGGGCAAGGAGTTCTACCGCTCGCGCATCGAGCCTGCCCTGCGCGTGCTGAGCCTGCCCACGCGACAGCGGATCGTCTTCTTCTTTCACCAGGGACGGCTCCTGCGCCTGGCCAAGCCCCGCACCTACTCCGACCTCGTCCTGCGTCGGCTCGTGTACGACCGATCGCCGGAACTCATCTGGACGTGCGACAAGCTGGCGCAGAAGGACCACGTCAGCTCGATGGCCACGACGACGAGGGTGATCCCGACCCTCTGGTCCGGCGCGAGCGTCGACGAGCTCCTTGCCGCTGATCTGCCGGAGCACTGGGTTCTGAAGCGGAACGACAGCTCAGGGTGGGTGTACTTCGGAAGCGGTCGCCTACCTGTCTCGTCGGTGGAGGACATCCGACGCGGCGCCGCCGCCAACACCACACCCTTCGAACGGAACGGGGAGTGGGCTTACTCGCAGGCGCGGCCTCTCCTGCTCGTGGAGCCACACATCGGAGAGTTGGGTGCCTCGCTCGTCGACTACAAGGTCTTCGTGTTCTCAGGACGCGCCGTGATGATCCAGGGCCATTCTGGGCGGTCCGGGGACCACCGGATGTCGCATTTCGACCGTACATGGCAGCCGATGCCGGTGAGGACGAGTCGGCCGCGCTGCGACGACCTGCCGGCCCCGACGCGCCTCGCGGAGATGCTGAGCGATGCGGAGACGATCGCGGCCGGATTCGACTTCCTTCGCGTCGACTTCTACGAGGTCGACGGGGTCCTCTACTTCGGCGAGACCACGGCCTACCCTGCCGGTGGGCTCCGCCGCTTCCGCCCCTACGCGTTCGAGCTCTGGCTCGGCCGGCGATGGATGGAGGGCGTCCACTACCGGCCCGACCTCCACCGCTCGGCCACCCCCACGCCATGA
- a CDS encoding DUF2530 domain-containing protein has protein sequence MPRVIDTLMHPQRTSPPPIDVDLARVMGVGTGVWAVAMVVTGVLWRLGSVPGTWVAMCGAGVVLGLLGVLWARRSGHLAADGSGAMIRPGHEDEHAA, from the coding sequence GTGCCCCGCGTCATCGACACCCTGATGCACCCTCAGCGCACCTCACCACCACCGATCGACGTCGACCTGGCGCGCGTCATGGGCGTCGGGACGGGTGTGTGGGCGGTCGCGATGGTCGTCACCGGCGTGCTGTGGCGCCTGGGCTCGGTGCCCGGCACCTGGGTCGCGATGTGCGGCGCCGGCGTGGTGCTCGGGCTCCTCGGCGTGCTGTGGGCCCGCCGCAGCGGGCACCTCGCGGCCGACGGCTCCGGTGCGATGATCCGCCCGGGTCACGAGGACGAGCACGCGGCCTGA
- a CDS encoding DUF4012 domain-containing protein yields MTTADLMRDAHPRRRIVWLSLIGASFVLGASLAWLTWTAMEARDALQAARTDVGLMQEQARAGQVEAARVTLRQVQDDAALARSRTSGPLWAVAGVLPGVGPNVQAVQAVAGAVDELAQDALPMLVEATGVLDPTTLAPVDGRIDLDPLVAVAPQLVAADEAVRASLEHLTDVDVDGLMAQVAGPVDLLRSQLAGVGADTATAARAAELLPAMLGADGPRHYLLLVQNNAEPRALGGIPGAVILLRADDGAVELVELRNAAGVLSGLPEPALPLTDVERSLFGEQLGIYMADVTFTPDFPRAAELAQAMWEQRIGGDIDGVVSIDTGGLAAILGATGPVDLPPGPVADEAGGQLTEANAVEVLNNTVYRLIEDFAEQDAFYAATGAAIFGAALAGTGSPAQTVEALATAARDRQLMLWSAHPEEQARLYGTVLSNELRGLRDGTPVIGLFVNDGTGSKIGYYLDADVQVSPGACAVDGSRLIDVAVTFTSTAPSDVVDMPPYISGGRVLEPGRMRFNILAYAPQGGLVEDVEVSDGSRGGASYVHDDLFVVARTVELDPGESKVVDYQFRTGTGQSGAPEVRITPLVRHGVNLDDGWLCG; encoded by the coding sequence ATGACGACAGCCGACCTGATGCGCGACGCGCACCCGCGCCGACGGATCGTGTGGCTCAGCCTCATCGGTGCGTCGTTCGTCCTGGGGGCGTCCCTGGCGTGGCTCACGTGGACGGCGATGGAGGCGCGCGACGCCCTGCAGGCCGCCAGGACGGACGTCGGGCTCATGCAGGAGCAGGCGCGCGCCGGCCAGGTCGAGGCGGCGCGGGTGACGCTCCGGCAGGTCCAGGACGACGCGGCGCTGGCGCGCTCCCGCACGTCCGGCCCGCTGTGGGCGGTGGCCGGCGTGCTGCCGGGTGTCGGGCCCAACGTGCAGGCCGTCCAGGCGGTGGCGGGGGCGGTCGACGAGCTGGCGCAGGACGCGCTGCCCATGCTGGTGGAGGCGACGGGCGTGCTGGACCCCACCACGCTCGCACCCGTGGACGGCCGGATCGACCTGGACCCCCTGGTGGCCGTGGCCCCGCAGCTCGTCGCCGCGGACGAGGCCGTGCGGGCCTCGCTCGAGCACCTGACCGACGTGGACGTGGACGGCCTGATGGCGCAGGTCGCGGGCCCCGTCGACCTGCTGCGCAGCCAGCTCGCCGGCGTCGGCGCCGATACCGCCACCGCGGCGCGGGCCGCGGAGCTGCTGCCCGCCATGCTGGGGGCCGACGGGCCGCGGCACTACCTGCTCCTGGTGCAGAACAACGCCGAGCCCCGCGCGCTGGGCGGGATCCCCGGCGCGGTGATCCTGCTGCGCGCCGACGACGGTGCGGTGGAGCTGGTCGAGCTCCGCAACGCCGCGGGCGTCCTGTCGGGTCTGCCGGAGCCCGCGCTGCCACTGACCGACGTCGAGCGCTCCCTGTTCGGTGAGCAGCTCGGCATCTACATGGCCGACGTGACGTTCACGCCGGACTTCCCGCGCGCGGCGGAGCTCGCGCAGGCCATGTGGGAGCAGCGCATCGGCGGCGACATCGACGGCGTCGTCTCGATCGACACGGGCGGGCTCGCCGCCATCCTCGGCGCGACCGGCCCGGTGGACCTGCCGCCGGGACCCGTGGCGGACGAGGCCGGGGGGCAGCTCACCGAGGCCAACGCGGTGGAGGTCCTCAACAACACGGTCTACCGGCTGATCGAGGACTTCGCCGAGCAGGACGCCTTCTACGCCGCGACGGGTGCCGCCATCTTCGGAGCGGCACTGGCGGGCACCGGGAGCCCTGCTCAGACCGTCGAGGCCTTGGCGACAGCGGCCCGCGACCGGCAGCTCATGCTGTGGTCGGCCCACCCCGAGGAGCAGGCCCGGCTGTACGGCACGGTCCTGAGCAACGAGCTGCGCGGACTCCGGGACGGGACTCCGGTGATCGGCCTGTTCGTCAACGACGGCACGGGGTCGAAGATCGGGTACTACCTCGATGCTGATGTGCAGGTCAGCCCCGGTGCGTGTGCGGTGGACGGCTCGCGGCTGATCGACGTCGCGGTGACTTTCACGTCGACGGCGCCGTCCGATGTCGTCGACATGCCCCCGTACATCAGCGGTGGGCGCGTCCTGGAGCCCGGGCGGATGCGGTTCAACATTCTCGCCTACGCCCCCCAGGGCGGACTCGTCGAAGACGTCGAAGTGAGCGACGGGTCGAGGGGAGGGGCGTCCTACGTGCACGACGACCTCTTCGTCGTCGCGAGGACCGTCGAGCTCGATCCCGGTGAATCGAAAGTGGTGGACTACCAATTCCGTACCGGAACGGGCCAAAGTGGGGCACCCGAGGTGCGAATCACACCGTTGGTACGCCACGGGGTGAATCTCGACGACGGCTGGCTTTGCGGGTGA
- a CDS encoding lipopolysaccharide biosynthesis protein, producing the protein MRPLLARFLGLSFARAFGALANTGALILVARSVGANDFGALAVILSVLAAVAGVLGLGMPAFALRAAVLGRQQAVGYAIALNLYTSAAIVAIGIAYGSLTAEPLLVVGCLALTFALEKNSDIRVGLGTEFGRAKLVNAVLVFRGVVPLAFVGGALITDRASVDAYVSGRLIGAAVAALVLALSIREWRVIWRRPRDGSLESLSGLAFSNAAGAVRQIDVWIVGLLSGSAAAGDFAAAQRLVAPLSLFANNMSVVAMGASARESMTRARRAVRFTGWSAVAALAPAVALAALSPQIVSLVLGDSFTEATAALAWFIIAVPPLATLPVIATILQGRGLANAVAVNSVVMTGLFVVCVVVGAATDGATGAALGFTVATWVRLITMLAISRKLTET; encoded by the coding sequence ATGAGACCACTTCTGGCGCGCTTCCTGGGCCTGAGCTTCGCCCGCGCGTTCGGCGCCCTGGCTAACACGGGCGCGCTCATCCTTGTCGCTCGATCCGTCGGTGCGAACGACTTCGGAGCACTCGCGGTCATCCTGTCAGTGCTCGCGGCCGTCGCGGGGGTGCTGGGACTGGGGATGCCGGCGTTCGCCCTTCGTGCTGCGGTGCTCGGCAGGCAGCAGGCCGTCGGGTACGCGATCGCCTTGAACCTCTACACATCCGCGGCGATCGTCGCAATCGGGATAGCCTACGGCTCGCTCACGGCGGAACCGTTGCTTGTCGTCGGGTGCCTCGCCCTGACGTTCGCTCTTGAGAAGAACTCAGACATCCGGGTGGGCCTGGGCACAGAGTTTGGCCGGGCGAAACTCGTGAACGCAGTTCTGGTCTTTCGCGGGGTCGTTCCGCTGGCGTTCGTTGGAGGCGCCCTCATCACCGACCGAGCTTCTGTCGACGCCTACGTCTCGGGTCGACTCATCGGCGCTGCTGTCGCCGCGCTTGTTCTCGCGCTGTCGATCCGTGAATGGCGCGTCATCTGGCGACGCCCCCGCGACGGCTCGCTCGAATCGCTCAGCGGCCTCGCGTTCTCCAACGCCGCCGGAGCGGTTCGGCAGATCGACGTGTGGATCGTCGGCCTGCTCAGCGGCTCAGCCGCAGCGGGCGACTTCGCTGCAGCGCAGCGACTCGTGGCGCCATTATCACTATTCGCGAACAACATGAGCGTCGTCGCGATGGGTGCAAGCGCAAGAGAGAGCATGACGCGTGCTCGACGCGCAGTACGCTTCACTGGCTGGTCTGCGGTGGCAGCGCTTGCACCTGCGGTCGCCCTCGCCGCATTATCACCTCAGATCGTATCGCTCGTCCTCGGAGATTCATTCACCGAGGCCACGGCCGCGCTGGCGTGGTTCATCATTGCCGTACCGCCCCTCGCGACCTTGCCGGTCATTGCGACGATCCTGCAGGGCCGGGGGTTGGCCAACGCGGTCGCGGTAAATTCGGTGGTGATGACGGGCCTCTTCGTCGTCTGCGTTGTCGTAGGGGCCGCCACTGATGGAGCGACCGGAGCGGCGCTAGGATTCACTGTGGCAACATGGGTACGACTGATCACCATGCTCGCCATCAGCAGGAAGCTGACAGAGACATGA
- a CDS encoding low molecular weight phosphatase family protein: MTSTETPARILAVCTGNICRSPVVERLLAARLAGTDVQVASAGTHAVVGNPVSAPMVPLLQSAGADASGFTAQQLTAELVRDADLVLALTRSHRTAIVELVPAAVRRTFTLRELARLVAHLDLETLHAAGDTPAARLRALPALAAGVRHVAGLGDDDVFDPYGQSDAVYLASYEEIAPAVDTIAAALVR; this comes from the coding sequence ATGACGTCCACCGAGACCCCCGCACGGATCCTCGCGGTCTGCACCGGCAACATCTGCCGCTCGCCAGTGGTCGAGCGGCTGCTCGCGGCCCGCCTCGCGGGGACCGACGTCCAGGTCGCGTCGGCCGGCACGCACGCCGTCGTCGGCAACCCCGTCTCCGCCCCGATGGTCCCGCTCCTGCAGTCCGCGGGCGCCGACGCCTCCGGGTTCACCGCGCAGCAGCTCACCGCCGAGCTCGTGCGCGACGCCGACCTCGTGCTCGCCCTCACCCGCAGCCACCGCACCGCGATCGTGGAGCTGGTGCCCGCGGCCGTGCGCCGCACCTTCACGCTGCGTGAGCTCGCGCGCCTCGTCGCGCACCTCGACCTCGAGACGCTGCACGCCGCGGGCGACACGCCCGCCGCGCGGCTGCGGGCCCTGCCGGCGCTGGCGGCAGGGGTGCGGCACGTCGCCGGGCTGGGCGACGACGACGTGTTCGACCCGTACGGCCAGTCCGACGCCGTGTACCTGGCGTCGTACGAGGAGATCGCCCCCGCCGTCGACACGATCGCCGCCGCGCTGGTGCGCTGA
- a CDS encoding glycosyltransferase has product MTARGAGRRHRVVITNFAFYPGYKAGGPIKSVAEILDRLDQTVSCLLITSDRDLGDGEPYPGLSGRIIQRGSHEVYYLDRSNARHWMRALRLTRRARPEVLYLNSFWSPMFTVLPVLAALVRLVRPNEILLAPRGELSPGALELKGTKKRAFLLVWSALLRLARTTFHASTDIEARHITAVLPWSHSIVQINSSGPTPRDAPLPPHADARIVFLSRISRKKNLGLALDALTTVPSRVALDIYGPIEDHALWAEYTEVISRMPANVTVRYCGELAPAAVADTLARYDAFAFPTLGENFGHVIAESLAAGCPVICSTETPWGPVLENGGGVVVPTFSTAAWGEALTAWASLPVAQRQSAKERTLVAYRHWREDANDQTAIEALLTAPRPAETTTRASASAHRAER; this is encoded by the coding sequence ATGACGGCGCGGGGCGCCGGGCGTCGGCACCGGGTCGTCATCACGAACTTCGCGTTCTACCCGGGCTACAAGGCCGGTGGCCCCATCAAGTCGGTGGCAGAGATCCTCGACCGCCTCGATCAGACGGTCAGCTGCCTGCTCATCACCTCTGACCGGGACCTCGGCGACGGCGAGCCCTACCCCGGGCTCAGCGGCAGGATCATCCAGCGGGGCAGCCATGAGGTGTACTACCTCGACAGGTCCAATGCGCGCCATTGGATGCGCGCGCTTCGCCTGACTCGGCGGGCGCGTCCCGAGGTGCTGTACCTCAACAGCTTCTGGTCCCCCATGTTCACGGTGCTGCCCGTCCTGGCCGCACTCGTGCGACTGGTGCGACCGAACGAAATCCTTCTCGCACCTCGGGGCGAGCTCTCTCCCGGTGCACTGGAGCTCAAGGGTACGAAGAAGCGAGCCTTCCTCCTCGTCTGGTCGGCCTTGTTGCGGCTCGCACGGACGACGTTCCACGCGTCTACCGACATCGAGGCGCGTCACATCACCGCTGTCCTGCCCTGGTCGCACTCGATCGTGCAGATCAACTCGTCGGGCCCCACGCCGCGGGACGCACCGCTCCCGCCGCACGCGGACGCACGCATCGTCTTCCTCAGCCGCATCAGCAGGAAGAAGAACCTCGGCCTGGCACTCGACGCACTGACGACAGTGCCATCGCGAGTCGCACTCGACATCTACGGACCCATCGAGGACCACGCGCTCTGGGCGGAATACACCGAAGTCATCAGTCGGATGCCGGCGAACGTGACGGTGCGCTACTGCGGGGAGCTCGCACCTGCGGCCGTGGCCGACACCCTGGCGCGATACGACGCCTTCGCGTTCCCGACTCTGGGCGAGAACTTCGGGCACGTCATCGCCGAGAGCCTCGCGGCCGGCTGCCCGGTCATCTGCTCGACCGAGACCCCGTGGGGTCCCGTGCTGGAGAACGGTGGGGGGGTGGTCGTCCCCACGTTCAGCACGGCAGCGTGGGGGGAAGCGCTCACTGCCTGGGCCTCTCTGCCCGTCGCTCAGCGGCAGTCGGCGAAAGAACGAACGCTCGTCGCTTACCGGCACTGGCGGGAGGACGCCAACGACCAGACGGCGATCGAGGCGCTCCTGACGGCGCCCCGTCCGGCTGAGACGACTACCCGAGCGTCGGCGTCGGCGCACCGAGCCGAGCGTTGA
- a CDS encoding peptidase — protein sequence MNRRLISLAAAAALVILPAAAAQAYVAPGTDLEVSDSTPAPGEGFQVVFEGANIGEDYTLTITSNPASIPSSDILIAGTASLTKTATSDVVAFTVTLRSAANFRVAITDQTGALVADSTVVVRAAAGAAAPGATGGGGALATTGSDPLVLGLGAAAVIALGAGTVFIVRRRQQSARV from the coding sequence GTGAACCGTCGTCTCATCTCGCTCGCTGCTGCTGCTGCACTCGTCATCCTGCCCGCCGCCGCCGCCCAGGCGTATGTCGCGCCCGGTACCGACCTCGAGGTCAGCGACTCGACACCGGCTCCCGGTGAGGGCTTCCAGGTCGTCTTCGAGGGCGCGAACATCGGTGAGGACTACACCCTCACGATCACCTCGAACCCCGCGTCGATCCCGAGCAGCGACATCCTGATCGCCGGCACCGCGTCGCTGACGAAGACGGCGACGAGCGACGTCGTGGCGTTCACCGTCACGCTGCGCTCCGCCGCGAACTTCCGTGTCGCGATCACGGACCAGACGGGCGCCCTCGTGGCCGACTCGACTGTCGTGGTCCGGGCAGCTGCCGGGGCTGCGGCTCCCGGGGCGACGGGTGGCGGGGGAGCGCTCGCGACCACGGGCTCTGACCCGCTCGTCCTCGGCCTCGGCGCCGCCGCCGTGATTGCCCTCGGTGCGGGCACCGTTTTCATCGTGCGTCGCCGTCAGCAGTCTGCGCGCGTCTGA
- a CDS encoding sacsin N-terminal ATP-binding-like domain-containing protein produces the protein MTTDVFGTAALRGAVLEAWRASPTRLREDANTEEDHARGYYRDRVLVELAQNAADAATRAGVPGRLLLRLGAADDGTTVLVAANTGAPLDAAGVASLASLRASAKRDAGTGTVGRFGVGFAAVRSVADEVTVCSTTGGVRFSLADTAEVLQDVAAQEAGHGRTALADEVRRRDGSLPALRLPWPTQGRPPAGYDTAVVLQLRDEVVREEVRALLDAVDDVLLLALPGLVEVLVDVEDAGPRRLADVAERWDVLTVEGEVPLALVADRPVEERGERSWRVTWALPRDGADVPRVVHAPTPTDEPCSLPAVLVATLPLDPSRRHVVPGPLTDAVVEHAGQAYAELVGRAAAAGRDATALVPTGLAAGAVDADLRERAVEALVRTPLLVAASPTDPLVTPLRATMVRDLPDGPAVAALGALVAGLVRVPPSGAAAARTLGVEVRSLADVVDELPTGGDVDWPALYDALDLAAQDATAREGLASLPVPLTDGRVVRGPRGVVVLDDDVAGLEPATLDALRSWGLRVAHPAVVRPLLARLGAQRLDAAGLLGHAALRAAVLGQADDDDLERADEVTAAVLDVVGAAGAVPPEAAGWLGLLTLDAADGEPAPAHGLVLPGGPAARLLDDRVLAPVAAAVVERWGRDVLAGVGVRDDLVVTTVPDVVAGAVPDDEGDDGAALAAASLDGWAEYVDDLADLLDAGSYCGDVAAVADLDAVDDERWPDLLAHVARTPALRAALVTPVRGEGAVATAPSYTAWWLSTRADLGLPEVFALPGAAGLPAALVPPAPDVLHGLDATALRALGGVGSLAEVPAARWPAVLERLGPVGTPVPLDVAGHLWRAWAAGAGPVEPPAVVVALTGPGTAQVVQDAVVADDPRWWQRAGADDVPVVPVPPGTDAATVADLLDLPLASSQVDAHDLDAGALDAGDGDPEDVPEALAALLPDVPAVWWRHDDLVVAGVAVGWWVVGDGAGAQVHAVHTAGLASGLAWAAGRWASRGAVEALLADPDDGDAALGVVLG, from the coding sequence GTGACCACGGACGTCTTCGGCACGGCCGCGTTGCGCGGTGCGGTGCTGGAGGCGTGGCGGGCGTCGCCGACGCGGTTGCGGGAGGACGCCAACACCGAGGAGGACCACGCCCGCGGGTACTACCGCGACCGGGTGCTGGTCGAGCTCGCGCAGAACGCCGCGGACGCGGCCACCCGCGCGGGCGTCCCGGGGCGCCTGCTGCTGCGCCTGGGAGCCGCGGACGACGGCACCACCGTGCTGGTCGCCGCGAACACTGGTGCACCCCTGGACGCGGCGGGTGTCGCGTCGTTGGCGTCGCTGCGGGCGTCGGCCAAGCGGGACGCGGGCACCGGGACGGTCGGGCGCTTCGGGGTGGGGTTCGCGGCGGTGCGGTCGGTCGCCGACGAGGTGACGGTGTGCTCGACGACGGGCGGGGTGCGGTTCTCGCTGGCGGACACCGCGGAGGTCCTCCAGGACGTCGCGGCGCAGGAGGCCGGCCACGGGCGCACGGCCCTGGCGGACGAGGTGCGCCGGCGTGACGGGTCGCTGCCGGCGCTGCGGCTGCCGTGGCCCACGCAGGGCCGTCCGCCCGCGGGGTACGACACGGCGGTCGTGCTGCAGCTGCGGGACGAGGTCGTGCGCGAGGAGGTCCGGGCGCTGCTCGACGCGGTGGACGACGTGCTGCTGCTCGCGCTGCCGGGTCTGGTCGAGGTGCTCGTCGACGTCGAGGACGCCGGGCCGCGCCGCCTCGCGGACGTCGCGGAGCGCTGGGACGTCCTGACGGTCGAGGGCGAGGTGCCCCTCGCGCTGGTGGCGGACCGCCCGGTCGAGGAGCGCGGTGAGCGGTCGTGGCGCGTGACGTGGGCGCTGCCGCGCGACGGGGCGGACGTGCCGCGGGTGGTGCACGCGCCGACCCCCACGGACGAGCCGTGCTCGCTGCCGGCGGTGCTGGTGGCGACGCTGCCGCTGGACCCGTCGCGTCGGCACGTGGTGCCGGGGCCGCTGACGGACGCGGTGGTCGAGCACGCGGGGCAGGCGTACGCGGAGCTCGTGGGCCGGGCCGCTGCCGCGGGGCGGGACGCGACGGCGCTGGTGCCGACGGGCCTGGCGGCGGGTGCGGTGGACGCGGACCTGCGGGAGCGGGCGGTCGAGGCGCTGGTGCGCACGCCGCTGCTGGTCGCGGCGTCGCCGACGGACCCGCTGGTCACGCCGCTGCGCGCGACGATGGTGCGGGACCTCCCCGACGGGCCGGCGGTCGCGGCGCTGGGTGCGCTGGTCGCGGGGCTGGTCCGGGTGCCGCCGTCGGGTGCGGCGGCGGCGCGCACGCTGGGCGTCGAGGTGCGCTCGCTCGCGGACGTCGTCGACGAGCTGCCGACGGGCGGCGACGTCGACTGGCCGGCCCTGTACGACGCGCTGGACCTCGCCGCGCAGGACGCGACCGCGCGCGAGGGCCTGGCGTCCCTGCCGGTGCCGCTCACGGACGGCCGGGTGGTGCGCGGGCCGCGGGGGGTCGTCGTGCTCGACGACGACGTGGCGGGGCTTGAGCCGGCCACCCTGGACGCGCTGCGCTCGTGGGGGCTACGGGTCGCGCACCCCGCGGTGGTGCGGCCGCTGCTCGCCCGCCTGGGGGCGCAGCGGCTGGACGCGGCGGGCCTGCTGGGGCACGCGGCGCTGCGCGCGGCGGTCCTGGGACAGGCCGACGACGACGACCTGGAGCGCGCCGACGAGGTGACGGCGGCGGTCCTCGACGTCGTCGGGGCCGCGGGTGCGGTGCCGCCGGAGGCCGCCGGGTGGCTGGGGCTGCTGACGCTCGACGCGGCGGACGGCGAGCCGGCACCGGCGCACGGCCTGGTGCTGCCGGGCGGGCCGGCGGCGCGGCTGCTGGACGACCGGGTGCTCGCACCCGTCGCCGCGGCCGTCGTCGAGCGGTGGGGCCGGGACGTGCTCGCGGGTGTGGGCGTGCGGGACGACCTGGTGGTGACGACCGTGCCCGACGTCGTCGCGGGCGCCGTGCCGGACGACGAGGGCGACGACGGCGCGGCGCTGGCGGCCGCGTCCCTGGACGGCTGGGCGGAGTACGTCGACGACCTGGCGGACCTCCTGGACGCCGGCTCGTACTGCGGGGACGTGGCCGCGGTCGCGGACCTGGACGCCGTCGACGACGAGCGCTGGCCGGACCTGCTCGCGCACGTGGCGCGTACGCCGGCGCTGCGGGCCGCCCTCGTGACGCCGGTGCGCGGCGAGGGTGCCGTGGCGACCGCGCCGTCGTACACGGCGTGGTGGCTGAGCACGCGTGCGGACCTGGGGCTGCCCGAGGTGTTCGCGCTGCCGGGCGCGGCGGGGCTGCCCGCGGCGCTCGTGCCGCCCGCGCCGGACGTGCTGCACGGCCTGGACGCCACCGCGCTGCGCGCGCTCGGCGGGGTGGGGTCGCTCGCCGAGGTGCCCGCGGCGCGCTGGCCGGCGGTGCTGGAACGGCTTGGCCCGGTCGGGACGCCCGTGCCGCTGGACGTCGCCGGGCACCTGTGGCGGGCGTGGGCGGCCGGGGCGGGGCCGGTGGAGCCGCCGGCCGTGGTCGTGGCGCTGACGGGCCCGGGGACGGCGCAGGTCGTGCAGGACGCGGTCGTCGCGGACGACCCGCGGTGGTGGCAGCGCGCCGGCGCGGACGACGTGCCGGTCGTGCCCGTGCCGCCGGGGACGGACGCGGCGACGGTCGCGGACCTGCTGGACCTGCCGCTGGCGTCGTCGCAGGTGGACGCCCACGACCTCGACGCGGGCGCCCTCGATGCCGGCGACGGCGACCCGGAGGACGTGCCGGAGGCCCTCGCGGCGCTGCTGCCCGACGTGCCGGCGGTGTGGTGGCGGCACGACGACCTGGTCGTGGCCGGAGTGGCCGTCGGGTGGTGGGTCGTCGGCGACGGTGCGGGCGCGCAGGTGCACGCGGTGCACACGGCGGGGCTGGCGTCCGGTCTGGCGTGGGCGGCGGGCCGGTGGGCGTCGCGCGGCGCGGTCGAGGCGCTGCTCGCGGACCCCGACGACGGGGACGCGGCACTGGGTGTCGTTCTGGGATGA